The following coding sequences are from one Pseudomonas mendocina window:
- a CDS encoding ATP-binding protein yields MKRLWPDSLFGRLVLILVAGLFAAQILTSSIWYEIRHGQVLEIPTRLLATRLADLILLDRRDPALAVTLIEALQGPDLRLLDTAPPARQLDEADHNREALLRQVIAERTGSTPTLRLLALDVLDPDGHPASLPVLFGTAPASGRFQVELQLPSGPVLYLEAIEEQGWTSASTLSLLLDYLTRIYLLRIVVVVLIALLAVRLVLRPLQRMTGAAEALGQDIHRPPLPVDGPREVRQAAQAFNAMQRRLIDSIAERTRFFAAVSHDLRTPITRLRLRAELLADEATRQRFRDDLQRMEEMVSASLDFLRSGELDDAREPVDIDALLQGLQADFHDLGAQVEIHGSACPLVAHASGLHRCLQNLLENAVRHAGGLIEIQLDDSADRLRIGIADRGPGIDEALLESVMEPFYRQDEARSESAGGYGLGLSIARQIASAHGGSLTLQPRTGGGLLAVLDLPRQS; encoded by the coding sequence GTGAAGCGACTCTGGCCCGATTCGCTGTTCGGCCGTCTGGTGCTGATTCTGGTGGCCGGTCTGTTCGCCGCGCAGATTCTCACCAGCAGCATCTGGTACGAGATCCGCCACGGCCAGGTGCTGGAAATCCCCACGCGCCTGCTGGCCACGCGCCTGGCCGACCTGATCCTGCTCGACCGCCGTGATCCGGCCCTGGCGGTGACGCTGATCGAGGCGCTGCAAGGGCCGGACTTGCGCCTGCTGGACACAGCACCGCCCGCCAGGCAACTGGACGAAGCCGATCACAATCGCGAGGCGCTGCTGCGACAGGTGATCGCCGAGCGCACCGGCAGCACGCCAACCCTGCGCCTGCTGGCGCTCGATGTGCTCGATCCGGATGGCCATCCCGCCAGCCTGCCGGTGCTGTTCGGCACAGCGCCGGCCAGTGGCCGCTTTCAGGTCGAGCTGCAGTTGCCCAGCGGCCCCGTGCTGTATCTGGAAGCCATCGAGGAACAGGGCTGGACGAGTGCCTCGACACTGTCGCTACTGCTCGATTACCTGACGCGCATCTATTTGCTGCGCATCGTCGTGGTGGTGCTGATCGCCCTGCTCGCGGTGCGCCTGGTGCTGCGCCCGCTGCAGCGCATGACCGGTGCCGCCGAAGCCCTCGGCCAGGATATTCACCGTCCGCCCCTGCCGGTCGACGGGCCACGTGAAGTGCGTCAGGCCGCGCAGGCATTCAACGCCATGCAGCGCCGCCTGATCGACAGCATCGCCGAGCGCACGCGCTTCTTTGCCGCTGTCTCACACGATTTGCGCACGCCCATCACCCGCCTGCGCCTGCGCGCCGAACTGCTCGCCGACGAAGCCACCCGCCAGCGCTTTCGCGACGACCTGCAACGCATGGAGGAGATGGTCTCGGCCAGCCTCGACTTCCTGCGCAGCGGCGAGCTGGACGACGCCCGCGAGCCGGTGGATATCGATGCATTGCTACAGGGCCTGCAGGCGGACTTTCACGACCTGGGGGCACAGGTCGAGATTCACGGCAGCGCCTGCCCACTGGTGGCCCACGCCAGTGGCCTGCACCGCTGCCTGCAGAACCTGCTGGAAAATGCCGTGCGGCATGCCGGTGGACTCATCGAAATCCAGCTCGACGACAGTGCCGACCGCCTGCGCATCGGTATCGCCGACCGTGGGCCGGGCATCGACGAGGCGCTGCTGGAGAGCGTCATGGAGCCCTTCTACCGCCAGGACGAAGCGCGCAGCGAAAGTGCCGGTGGTTACGGTCTGGGCCTGAGCATCGCTCGGCAGATCGCCAGCGCCCACGGCGGTAGCCTCACCTTGCAGCCCCGCACAGGCGGCGGGCTGCTGGCAGTGCTCGACCTTCCTCGCCAGAGTTGA
- the purU gene encoding formyltetrahydrofolate deformylase, producing MQHAKHPYVIKISCPATSGIVAAVTSFLADHGCYISEMAQFDDEVSGSFFMRAVFRFNEGFAGDIQLIQDGFVDVAERFEMNWELHDTTEPMRVLLMVSKYDHCLADLLYRHQKGELQMKITAIVSNHLDLRPMAEREGIRFIYLPVTKDSKAQQEAELLKIVDETQTDLVVLARYMQILSDDLCKQLSGRAINIHHSFLPGFKGAKPYHQAFDRGVKLIGATAHYVTSDLDEGPIIEQEVQRVDHNYTPDALVAVGRDTETVALSKAVKYHLEHRVFLNHDKTVIFR from the coding sequence ATGCAGCACGCCAAGCACCCATACGTGATCAAGATCAGTTGCCCGGCCACATCCGGCATCGTCGCCGCCGTAACGTCCTTCCTCGCCGACCATGGTTGCTACATCAGCGAAATGGCGCAGTTCGACGACGAGGTCAGTGGTTCCTTCTTCATGCGCGCGGTATTCCGCTTCAACGAAGGTTTCGCCGGCGACATCCAGCTGATCCAGGACGGTTTCGTCGATGTCGCCGAGCGCTTCGAAATGAACTGGGAGCTGCACGACACCACCGAGCCGATGCGCGTGCTGCTGATGGTCAGCAAGTACGACCATTGCCTGGCCGACCTGCTCTATCGCCACCAGAAGGGCGAGTTGCAGATGAAGATCACCGCCATCGTCTCCAACCACCTCGACCTGCGGCCGATGGCCGAACGCGAGGGCATCCGCTTCATCTACCTGCCGGTGACCAAGGACAGCAAGGCCCAGCAGGAAGCCGAACTGTTGAAGATCGTCGACGAGACCCAGACCGACCTGGTGGTGCTGGCGCGCTACATGCAGATCCTATCCGACGACCTGTGCAAGCAGCTCTCCGGCCGCGCCATCAACATCCACCACTCCTTCCTGCCTGGCTTCAAGGGCGCCAAGCCCTATCACCAGGCCTTCGATCGCGGCGTGAAGCTGATCGGCGCCACCGCGCACTACGTCACCTCGGATCTCGACGAAGGCCCGATCATCGAGCAGGAAGTGCAGCGCGTGGATCACAACTACACCCCCGACGCCCTGGTGGCGGTGGGTCGCGACACCGAAACCGTAGCCCTGTCCAAGGCGGTCAAGTACCACCTCGAGCACCGCGTGTTCCTCAATCACGACAAGACGGTGATCTTCCGATGA
- the folD gene encoding bifunctional methylenetetrahydrofolate dehydrogenase/methenyltetrahydrofolate cyclohydrolase FolD, which produces MSSKLIDGKAASARVLAEVAADVTALKGAGIEPALAVVLVGDDPASHVYVRNKVLRANEVGIRSLEYRLGADASAEAVLEVVAGLNADASVNGILVQLPLPAHIDESRVLQAIDPAKDVDGFHSENVGGLSQGRPVLTPCTPAGCMRLLYDTLGDLSGKHAVVVGRSNIVGKPMAALLLAANCSVTVLHSRSVKPEKLCGQADIVVAAVGRPRMIGADWIKPGAVVIDVGINRIDEDGRSRLVGDVDFDAVLPVASAITPVPGGVGPMTIALLMQNTVTAARQQHGLTTQE; this is translated from the coding sequence ATGAGCAGCAAGCTGATCGACGGCAAGGCCGCCTCCGCCCGCGTGCTCGCCGAAGTCGCCGCAGACGTGACTGCGCTCAAGGGCGCAGGCATCGAGCCGGCGCTGGCCGTGGTGCTGGTCGGTGATGATCCGGCCAGCCACGTTTACGTGCGCAACAAGGTGCTGCGCGCCAACGAAGTGGGCATCCGCTCGCTGGAATATCGCCTGGGCGCCGACGCCAGCGCCGAGGCCGTGCTGGAAGTGGTGGCCGGGCTCAATGCCGACGCATCGGTCAACGGCATCCTGGTGCAACTGCCGCTGCCGGCGCATATCGATGAAAGCCGCGTGCTGCAGGCCATCGACCCGGCCAAGGACGTCGACGGTTTCCACAGCGAGAACGTCGGCGGCCTCAGCCAGGGTCGTCCGGTACTCACGCCCTGCACGCCGGCCGGCTGCATGCGCCTGCTGTACGACACCTTGGGCGATCTGTCCGGCAAACATGCCGTGGTGGTCGGTCGGTCGAACATCGTCGGCAAGCCGATGGCGGCGCTGCTGCTGGCCGCCAACTGCAGCGTCACCGTGCTGCATTCGCGCAGCGTCAAGCCGGAGAAGCTCTGCGGCCAGGCCGACATCGTCGTCGCTGCCGTCGGCCGGCCACGGATGATCGGCGCCGACTGGATCAAACCCGGCGCAGTGGTGATCGACGTAGGCATCAACCGCATCGACGAGGACGGCCGCTCGCGCCTGGTCGGCGATGTCGACTTCGACGCCGTGCTGCCGGTGGCCTCGGCCATCACCCCGGTGCCCGGTGGCGTCGGCCCGATGACCATCGCCCTGCTGATGCAGAACACTGTCACCGCCGCCCGCCAGCAACATGGCCTGACGACCCAGGAGTAA
- a CDS encoding FAD-dependent oxidoreductase → MPLALLKYGLSSEYPVEVDLPAPKELKPAYDVVIIGGGGHGLATAYYLAKYHGVTNVAVLEKSYLGGGNTARNTAVIRSNYLTSEGVRFYAESVRMFKELSNEFDFNIMYSERGQLTLAHTDATVRAFRQRAEVNKHFGGRTEMIDRQQIRELVPCLNLDPGHIPVLAGLWHIDGATARHDAVAWGYAKQAAKRGVEIHQLTEVQDFIVENGRVTTVRTNRGDVRCGCVVQAVAGASSLLMNKLNIKAPIHTYPLQAMVTQPFKPFLDPLVSSSALHCYVQQTSRGEIVFGGGSDPYPLYNTRSTLDLKESLLAHAIEMFPFMAGAKLMRQWAGSTDMTPDYSPIMGHSPLDNYYLDAGWGTWGFKATPICGWTMAELVATGKTPALIQPFALERFSTFRQVNEMGATAASH, encoded by the coding sequence ATGCCCCTTGCCCTGCTCAAGTACGGCCTGTCCTCGGAATACCCCGTGGAGGTCGACCTGCCTGCGCCGAAGGAACTCAAGCCGGCGTACGACGTGGTCATCATCGGTGGTGGCGGCCATGGCCTGGCCACCGCCTATTACCTGGCCAAGTACCACGGCGTGACCAACGTCGCGGTGCTGGAGAAATCCTACCTCGGCGGTGGCAACACCGCGCGCAACACGGCGGTGATCCGCTCCAACTACCTAACCAGCGAAGGCGTACGCTTCTACGCCGAGTCGGTGCGGATGTTCAAGGAGCTGTCCAACGAGTTCGACTTCAACATCATGTATTCCGAGCGCGGCCAGCTCACCCTGGCGCACACCGACGCCACGGTGCGCGCCTTCCGCCAGCGCGCCGAGGTGAACAAGCACTTCGGTGGCCGTACCGAGATGATCGACCGCCAGCAGATCCGTGAACTGGTGCCCTGCCTCAACCTCGACCCCGGCCATATCCCGGTGCTCGCCGGCCTCTGGCACATCGACGGCGCCACCGCGCGCCACGACGCCGTGGCCTGGGGCTACGCCAAGCAGGCGGCCAAGCGCGGCGTGGAAATCCACCAGCTCACCGAGGTGCAGGACTTCATCGTCGAGAACGGTCGCGTCACCACCGTGCGCACCAACCGTGGCGACGTGCGCTGCGGCTGCGTGGTGCAGGCGGTGGCCGGCGCCAGCTCGCTGCTGATGAACAAGCTGAACATCAAGGCACCGATCCACACCTACCCGCTGCAGGCCATGGTCACCCAGCCGTTCAAGCCATTCCTCGACCCGCTGGTGAGCTCCTCGGCACTGCACTGCTACGTGCAGCAGACCAGCCGTGGCGAGATCGTCTTCGGCGGCGGCTCCGACCCGTACCCGCTGTACAACACGCGCTCCACCCTCGACCTGAAGGAAAGCCTGCTGGCCCACGCCATCGAGATGTTCCCCTTCATGGCCGGCGCCAAGCTGATGCGCCAGTGGGCCGGCAGCACCGACATGACTCCAGACTACAGCCCGATCATGGGTCACTCGCCGCTGGACAACTACTACCTCGACGCCGGCTGGGGCACCTGGGGCTTCAAGGCCACGCCGATCTGCGGCTGGACCATGGCCGAGCTGGTCGCCACCGGCAAGACCCCGGCGCTGATCCAACCCTTCGCCCTCGAGCGCTTCTCGACCTTCCGCCAGGTCAACGAGATGGGCGCCACGGCTGCCAGTCACTGA